Proteins encoded within one genomic window of Lagenorhynchus albirostris chromosome 9, mLagAlb1.1, whole genome shotgun sequence:
- the CALCB gene encoding calcitonin gene-related peptide 2 isoform X2, with the protein MGFGKSSPFLAFSILVLCQAGSLEATPLRSALETLPDPGSLSEKEGRLLLAALVKAYVQSKTNELEQETEDSSITAQKRSCNTATCVTHRLAGLLSRSGGVVKSNFVPTDVGSEAFGRRRRDLQA; encoded by the exons ATGGGCTTCGGGAAGTCCTCCCCCTTCCTGGCTTTCAGCATCTTGGTCCTGTGCCAGGCAGGCAGTCTCGAGGCAACACCACTCAG GTCTGCTTTGGAGACCCTCCCAGATCCCGGGTCACTCAGTGAGAAGGAAGGGCGCCTCCTGCTGGCTGCACTGGTGAAGGCCTATGTGCAGAGCAAGACCAATGAGCTGGAGCAGGAGACGGAGGACTCCAG CATCACTGCCCAGAAGAGGTCCTGCAACACCGCCACCTGTGTGACCCATCGGCTGGCAGGCTTGCTGAGCAGATCTGGGGGTGTGGTGAAGAGCAACTTCGTGCCCACCGATGTGGGGTCTGAAGCCTTTGGCCGGCGCCGCAGGGACCTTCAGGCCTGA
- the CALCB gene encoding calcitonin gene-related peptide 2 isoform X1, which produces MGFGKSSPFLAFSILVLCQAGSLEATPLRSALETLPDPGSLSEKEGRLLLAALVKAYVQSKTNELEQETEDSSLDGSRAKRCSNLSTCVLSAYWKDLNNFHRFSGMGFGPETPGKKSDIASSLERDRSSHFGVPQDAK; this is translated from the exons ATGGGCTTCGGGAAGTCCTCCCCCTTCCTGGCTTTCAGCATCTTGGTCCTGTGCCAGGCAGGCAGTCTCGAGGCAACACCACTCAG GTCTGCTTTGGAGACCCTCCCAGATCCCGGGTCACTCAGTGAGAAGGAAGGGCGCCTCCTGCTGGCTGCACTGGTGAAGGCCTATGTGCAGAGCAAGACCAATGAGCTGGAGCAGGAGACGGAGGACTCCAG CCTGGATGGCTCCAGAGCTAAGCGGTGCAGTAATCTGAGTACCTGTGTGCTGAGCGCGTACTGGAAGGACCTGAACAACTTTCATAGATTCTCTGGCATGGGCTTCGGGCCTGAAACACCTGGCAAGAAAAGTGACATAGCCAGCAGCTTGGAGAGGGACCGCTCCTCCCATTTTGGGGTGCCCCAAGATGCCAAGTGA